In Siniperca chuatsi isolate FFG_IHB_CAS linkage group LG16, ASM2008510v1, whole genome shotgun sequence, the following proteins share a genomic window:
- the hmgn3 gene encoding high mobility group nucleosome-binding domain-containing protein 3 isoform X6, translated as MPKRKSPEGPEGKEASKVTKQEPTRRSERLSAKPVPPKADAKPKKAIVKVADDKGAKAKKGGAKGKKDDGPAQNGETKTNEVTEAAEEATEEKA; from the exons ATGCCGAAGAGAAAG tctccagagggtcccgaGGGCAAGGAGGCCTCCAAAGTCACAAAGCAAGAG CCCACCAGAAGGTCAGAGAGATTGTCAGCG AAGCCTGTTCCACCCAAGGCTGACGCCAAGCCCAAGAAGGCCATCGTCAAG GTGGCAGATGATAAGGGGGCGAAGGCAAAGAAAGGTGGCGCTAAGGGGAAAAAGGACGACGGCCCCGCTCAGAATGGAGAGACCAAGACCAATGAG GTAACTGAAGCAGCGGAGGAGGCGACTGAGGAGAAGGCGTAA
- the hmgn3 gene encoding high mobility group nucleosome-binding domain-containing protein 3 isoform X5, whose product MPKRKSPEGPEGKEASKVTKQEPTRRSERLSAKPVPPKADAKPKKAIVKKVADDKGAKAKKGGAKGKKDDGPAQNGETKTNEVTEAAEEATEEKA is encoded by the exons ATGCCGAAGAGAAAG tctccagagggtcccgaGGGCAAGGAGGCCTCCAAAGTCACAAAGCAAGAG CCCACCAGAAGGTCAGAGAGATTGTCAGCG AAGCCTGTTCCACCCAAGGCTGACGCCAAGCCCAAGAAGGCCATCGTCAAG AAGGTGGCAGATGATAAGGGGGCGAAGGCAAAGAAAGGTGGCGCTAAGGGGAAAAAGGACGACGGCCCCGCTCAGAATGGAGAGACCAAGACCAATGAG GTAACTGAAGCAGCGGAGGAGGCGACTGAGGAGAAGGCGTAA
- the hmgn3 gene encoding high mobility group nucleosome-binding domain-containing protein 3 isoform X2, protein MPKRKSPEGPEGKEASKVTKQEPTRRSERLSAKPVPPKADAKPKKAIVKVADDKGAKAKKGGAKGKKDDGPAQNGETKTNEIYVSRPSVSVSSIRSTAPSLMSVRGQSETVRVKGN, encoded by the exons ATGCCGAAGAGAAAG tctccagagggtcccgaGGGCAAGGAGGCCTCCAAAGTCACAAAGCAAGAG CCCACCAGAAGGTCAGAGAGATTGTCAGCG AAGCCTGTTCCACCCAAGGCTGACGCCAAGCCCAAGAAGGCCATCGTCAAG GTGGCAGATGATAAGGGGGCGAAGGCAAAGAAAGGTGGCGCTAAGGGGAAAAAGGACGACGGCCCCGCTCAGAATGGAGAGACCAAGACCAATGAG atctacGTGTCTCGTCCGTCTGTCAGTGTGTCTTCCATCAGAAGCACGGCTCCCTCCTTGATGTCAGTGAGAGGGCAGAGTGAGACAGTCAGAGTTAAGG GTAACTGA
- the hmgn3 gene encoding high mobility group nucleosome-binding domain-containing protein 3 isoform X1 — MPKRKSPEGPEGKEASKVTKQEPTRRSERLSAKPVPPKADAKPKKAIVKKVADDKGAKAKKGGAKGKKDDGPAQNGETKTNEIYVSRPSVSVSSIRSTAPSLMSVRGQSETVRVKGN, encoded by the exons ATGCCGAAGAGAAAG tctccagagggtcccgaGGGCAAGGAGGCCTCCAAAGTCACAAAGCAAGAG CCCACCAGAAGGTCAGAGAGATTGTCAGCG AAGCCTGTTCCACCCAAGGCTGACGCCAAGCCCAAGAAGGCCATCGTCAAG AAGGTGGCAGATGATAAGGGGGCGAAGGCAAAGAAAGGTGGCGCTAAGGGGAAAAAGGACGACGGCCCCGCTCAGAATGGAGAGACCAAGACCAATGAG atctacGTGTCTCGTCCGTCTGTCAGTGTGTCTTCCATCAGAAGCACGGCTCCCTCCTTGATGTCAGTGAGAGGGCAGAGTGAGACAGTCAGAGTTAAGG GTAACTGA
- the hmgn3 gene encoding high mobility group nucleosome-binding domain-containing protein 3 isoform X4 produces the protein MPKRKSPEGPEGKEASKVTKQEKPVPPKADAKPKKAIVKVADDKGAKAKKGGAKGKKDDGPAQNGETKTNEIYVSRPSVSVSSIRSTAPSLMSVRGQSETVRVKGN, from the exons ATGCCGAAGAGAAAG tctccagagggtcccgaGGGCAAGGAGGCCTCCAAAGTCACAAAGCAAGAG AAGCCTGTTCCACCCAAGGCTGACGCCAAGCCCAAGAAGGCCATCGTCAAG GTGGCAGATGATAAGGGGGCGAAGGCAAAGAAAGGTGGCGCTAAGGGGAAAAAGGACGACGGCCCCGCTCAGAATGGAGAGACCAAGACCAATGAG atctacGTGTCTCGTCCGTCTGTCAGTGTGTCTTCCATCAGAAGCACGGCTCCCTCCTTGATGTCAGTGAGAGGGCAGAGTGAGACAGTCAGAGTTAAGG GTAACTGA
- the hmgn3 gene encoding high mobility group nucleosome-binding domain-containing protein 3 isoform X3, producing MPKRKSPEGPEGKEASKVTKQEKPVPPKADAKPKKAIVKKVADDKGAKAKKGGAKGKKDDGPAQNGETKTNEIYVSRPSVSVSSIRSTAPSLMSVRGQSETVRVKGN from the exons ATGCCGAAGAGAAAG tctccagagggtcccgaGGGCAAGGAGGCCTCCAAAGTCACAAAGCAAGAG AAGCCTGTTCCACCCAAGGCTGACGCCAAGCCCAAGAAGGCCATCGTCAAG AAGGTGGCAGATGATAAGGGGGCGAAGGCAAAGAAAGGTGGCGCTAAGGGGAAAAAGGACGACGGCCCCGCTCAGAATGGAGAGACCAAGACCAATGAG atctacGTGTCTCGTCCGTCTGTCAGTGTGTCTTCCATCAGAAGCACGGCTCCCTCCTTGATGTCAGTGAGAGGGCAGAGTGAGACAGTCAGAGTTAAGG GTAACTGA